A region from the Saccharomonospora azurea NA-128 genome encodes:
- a CDS encoding heavy metal translocating P-type ATPase, with protein MASFSTVTPTRSAPTRSVVAPVRRTRLLALPEVRWAAAALVLFLAGLAVQLLGGPSWFWWALYLACYVTGGWEPALAGLKALREKTLDVDLLMVAAAVGAASIGQVMDGGLLIVIFATSGALEALATARTEDAVRGLLGLAPDTATRLTGDGGEESVQAADLEVEDLILVRPGERIAADGAVVAGASEVDQATITGEPLPVDKTTSDEVFAGTLNGTGSLRVRVNRRAEDSVVARIATMVEQASQTKAKTQLFIEKIEQRYSVGMVAATIAVFVIPLLLGEALQESLLRAMTFMIVASPCAVVLATMPPLLAAIANAGRHGVLVKSAVVMEQLGTTTRVAFDKTGTLTHGTPELTEIRPLRGTRFTEEQLLRLAAAAEHPSEHPLAAAIVRAARHRGLDLPSADEFSARPGRGVAALIEDHFIQVGSPAALLPTIDGTATAAVEELQQRGHTAVVVLCEYRPIGVLGITDQVRAESASTVAAVTRLTGADPVLLTGDNAAAAVRLAQQVGITDVRAELLPDDKVTAVRELETDEQRVAVVGDGINDAPALAAAHAGIAMGGAGSDLTVQTADAIVVRDDLTAIPAVIALSRRARRVVIANLIIAATFIIGLVLWDLIGTLPLALGVAGHEGSTVIVGLNGLRLLRRGAWRRASQPAQSANAAGSRS; from the coding sequence GTGGCTTCGTTCTCCACTGTCACACCGACGCGCTCGGCTCCCACCCGATCGGTTGTGGCGCCTGTACGGCGAACCCGGTTGCTTGCGCTGCCCGAAGTGCGATGGGCGGCTGCGGCGCTGGTGCTGTTCCTGGCCGGGCTGGCAGTCCAGCTGCTCGGTGGGCCGTCGTGGTTCTGGTGGGCGCTGTACCTGGCCTGCTATGTGACCGGCGGGTGGGAGCCGGCTCTGGCAGGGTTGAAAGCCCTCCGCGAGAAGACGCTGGATGTGGACCTGTTGATGGTCGCCGCCGCGGTCGGGGCTGCCTCGATCGGACAGGTGATGGACGGCGGTCTACTGATCGTCATCTTCGCCACCTCGGGCGCGCTGGAGGCGCTGGCCACCGCGCGGACTGAAGACGCTGTGCGGGGGCTGCTGGGCTTGGCGCCGGACACCGCGACCCGGCTTACCGGCGACGGTGGCGAGGAGAGCGTGCAGGCCGCTGACCTGGAGGTCGAGGATCTGATTCTGGTCCGGCCGGGCGAGCGGATCGCCGCCGACGGTGCCGTGGTGGCCGGGGCGAGCGAGGTCGACCAGGCCACGATCACCGGGGAGCCGCTGCCGGTGGACAAGACCACCAGCGACGAGGTGTTCGCCGGCACCTTGAACGGCACGGGGTCGCTGAGAGTGCGGGTGAACCGGCGCGCCGAGGACTCCGTGGTGGCCCGGATCGCCACCATGGTGGAGCAGGCCAGCCAGACCAAGGCCAAGACCCAGCTGTTCATCGAAAAGATCGAGCAACGCTACTCGGTGGGCATGGTCGCGGCCACCATTGCCGTGTTCGTGATCCCGCTGTTGCTGGGCGAGGCACTGCAGGAGTCGCTGCTGCGGGCGATGACGTTCATGATCGTTGCCTCGCCCTGCGCCGTGGTACTGGCCACCATGCCGCCACTCCTGGCGGCCATCGCCAACGCCGGACGCCATGGTGTGCTGGTCAAGTCCGCAGTGGTGATGGAACAACTGGGCACCACCACGCGGGTCGCCTTCGACAAGACCGGCACGCTCACCCACGGCACTCCAGAACTCACCGAGATCCGCCCGCTGCGCGGTACCCGATTCACCGAAGAGCAGCTGCTGCGGCTGGCCGCCGCCGCCGAACACCCCAGCGAGCATCCGCTCGCCGCCGCGATCGTGCGTGCTGCGCGTCACCGTGGCCTTGATCTGCCCTCCGCCGACGAGTTCTCCGCCCGGCCCGGCCGGGGGGTCGCCGCTCTGATTGAGGACCACTTCATCCAGGTCGGCTCTCCCGCCGCGCTGCTCCCCACTATCGACGGCACGGCCACCGCCGCTGTCGAGGAACTCCAGCAGCGCGGGCACACCGCCGTGGTCGTACTCTGCGAGTACCGCCCGATCGGCGTCCTCGGCATCACCGACCAGGTGCGGGCCGAATCCGCCTCCACCGTCGCTGCAGTGACCCGGTTGACCGGCGCCGACCCCGTGCTGCTCACCGGCGACAATGCCGCCGCCGCCGTCCGGCTCGCGCAGCAGGTCGGTATCACCGACGTGCGCGCCGAGCTGCTGCCCGACGACAAGGTCACCGCCGTCCGCGAACTCGAAACCGATGAGCAGCGAGTGGCCGTGGTCGGTGATGGCATCAACGACGCTCCGGCCCTGGCCGCCGCGCACGCCGGGATCGCGATGGGCGGAGCGGGCTCCGACCTCACCGTGCAGACCGCCGACGCCATCGTGGTCCGCGACGACCTCACCGCCATCCCCGCCGTCATCGCCCTGTCCCGCCGCGCCCGCCGTGTCGTGATCGCCAACCTCATCATCGCCGCCACCTTCATCATCGGCCTCGTCCTCTGGGACCTCATCGGCACCCTTCCACTCGCGCTCGGCGTGGCCGGGCATGAAGGCTCCACCGTCATCGTCGGGCTCAACGGCCTACGCCTGCTGCGCCGCGGCGCCTGGCGCCGCGCGAGCCAACCGGCGCAGTCGGCCAATGCGGCCGGTAGTCGGTCGTGA
- a CDS encoding aminotransferase class V-fold PLP-dependent enzyme — protein MTAAAVHTFDVERARRETPGCENVVHLNNAGAALMPTPVLDRTVTHLKLEARVGGYEAAALVAEEIEDVYGSAARLLGCRTDEIAVVDSATRAWDMAFYSVPFRPGDRILTSEAEYASNFIAYLQLAQRYNLRVDVVPNGESGQISVPRLRDLIDERVRLISLTHVPTNGGLVNPAAEVGKVARDAGVLYLLDACQSAGQMSLDVDEIGCDMVSMTGRKYLRGPRGTGLLYVRREVLDELAPPMLDLHAATWVARDEYRIRPDARRFESWECNYAAKLGLGAAIDYALGWGLDRIRGRVYALADELRLSLAQLPQVTVHDAGVERCGIVSFTVDGVAPADVQAALGAHGINVSVSRTPSTRLDMENRGLEELVRASVHYYNTCEELAMLCDVVRDIGPRR, from the coding sequence ATGACGGCGGCCGCGGTGCACACCTTCGACGTGGAGCGAGCGCGGCGGGAGACCCCGGGCTGCGAGAACGTCGTCCACCTCAACAATGCCGGTGCCGCCCTGATGCCGACGCCGGTGCTCGACCGTACCGTCACGCACCTGAAGCTTGAGGCTCGTGTCGGTGGTTACGAAGCCGCAGCGCTGGTCGCCGAGGAGATCGAGGACGTCTACGGTTCGGCGGCACGCCTGCTCGGCTGCCGTACCGACGAGATCGCCGTGGTCGACAGTGCGACCCGGGCCTGGGACATGGCCTTCTACTCCGTCCCGTTCCGTCCTGGTGATCGGATCCTGACGAGCGAGGCCGAGTACGCCAGTAACTTCATCGCCTACCTCCAGCTGGCGCAGCGCTACAACCTGCGGGTCGATGTCGTGCCCAACGGCGAGTCCGGGCAGATCTCGGTGCCGAGGCTGCGCGACCTGATCGATGAGCGGGTGCGGCTCATCTCGCTGACCCATGTCCCGACCAACGGTGGGCTGGTGAACCCCGCCGCCGAGGTGGGCAAGGTCGCCAGAGACGCCGGTGTGCTGTACCTGCTGGACGCCTGTCAGTCGGCGGGACAGATGTCGCTCGATGTCGACGAAATCGGCTGCGACATGGTGTCCATGACCGGCCGGAAGTACCTGCGCGGGCCCCGCGGCACGGGCCTGCTCTACGTCCGGCGGGAAGTGCTCGACGAGCTGGCGCCGCCGATGCTCGATCTGCACGCCGCGACATGGGTTGCTCGCGACGAGTACCGGATACGTCCCGATGCCCGGCGTTTCGAGTCGTGGGAGTGCAACTACGCGGCCAAACTCGGCCTTGGCGCGGCGATCGACTACGCTCTCGGGTGGGGACTGGACCGCATCCGAGGGCGCGTATACGCGCTGGCCGACGAGCTCCGGCTGAGCCTGGCTCAGTTACCCCAAGTCACAGTTCACGACGCGGGCGTCGAACGGTGCGGGATCGTGTCCTTCACGGTCGACGGCGTCGCGCCAGCCGACGTGCAAGCCGCGCTCGGCGCACACGGGATCAACGTCAGTGTGTCCAGAACCCCCTCGACGAGACTGGACATGGAGAATCGCGGGCTCGAGGAGCTCGTGCGCGCGTCGGTGCACTACTACAACACCTGCGAGGAGCTCGCGATGCTCTGCGACGTAGTACGCGACATCGGCCCCCGGCGTTAG
- the lpqS gene encoding putative copper homeostasis (lipo)protein LpqS: MRFRLAAHRHHLLVVAAAFAVLVPFVALHLILLCEPRSHTESDHGHNTVRAAVVAQHSAHFGHSANTDCHPGHPDQQHVLTETGHALPRSEGTLDGLAALGALAIAVSIVTQSGPCIPRGSPSVGHRTHRRTGRTLLLDLCIARS; the protein is encoded by the coding sequence ACCACTTATTAGTGGTCGCCGCCGCCTTCGCGGTGCTCGTGCCATTCGTCGCTCTGCACCTGATACTGCTGTGCGAACCCCGTTCCCATACCGAGAGTGACCACGGACATAACACAGTGCGCGCGGCCGTTGTCGCGCAGCATTCAGCTCACTTTGGACACTCCGCGAACACCGACTGCCACCCGGGTCATCCCGACCAGCAGCACGTCCTCACCGAGACCGGCCATGCGCTGCCCCGCTCCGAGGGCACGCTCGACGGCCTGGCAGCGCTCGGGGCCCTGGCGATCGCAGTGTCGATCGTCACCCAATCCGGTCCCTGCATCCCGCGGGGCTCGCCGTCAGTAGGCCACCGCACGCACCGACGAACCGGGCGCACCCTGCTTCTCGATCTCTGCATCGCACGGTCCTGA
- a CDS encoding amino acid ABC transporter permease translates to MDMLVDSFPMLIKGLGVTLLLGVVSFALGSVLGALVALARISDFRVFRGIAIMFVSVFRGTPLLIQIMIIYFGLPQLGVQLEPIPSAILALSLFAGAYLSENFRGGILGVDKGQWEAASSIGMPYWRTFRRIVFPQAIRIATPAVGGRFIALMKDTSLASVVTVVELTRVAESIGNANFRYMEAFLMIGALYWLINTLLSVGQGMLERRMGKAYA, encoded by the coding sequence ATGGACATGCTGGTCGATTCTTTCCCGATGTTGATCAAAGGTCTGGGTGTGACCCTGTTGCTCGGGGTGGTGTCGTTCGCGCTCGGCTCCGTGCTGGGCGCCCTCGTCGCTCTGGCCCGCATCTCGGATTTTCGAGTGTTCAGGGGTATTGCGATCATGTTCGTGTCGGTGTTCCGGGGCACCCCGCTACTGATTCAGATCATGATCATATACTTCGGTCTGCCGCAGCTCGGGGTGCAACTCGAACCGATCCCGTCGGCGATTCTCGCGCTGAGCCTGTTTGCGGGGGCGTACCTCAGCGAGAACTTCCGCGGCGGCATCCTCGGTGTCGACAAAGGACAGTGGGAGGCCGCTTCCTCGATCGGAATGCCCTACTGGCGGACCTTCCGCCGAATCGTGTTCCCGCAAGCCATCAGGATCGCGACGCCCGCAGTGGGTGGGCGGTTCATCGCTTTGATGAAGGACACGTCGCTCGCCTCGGTCGTGACCGTTGTGGAGCTCACCCGAGTGGCGGAGAGCATCGGTAACGCGAACTTCCGGTACATGGAGGCGTTCCTGATGATCGGGGCCCTCTACTGGCTGATCAACACCTTGCTGTCCGTCGGGCAGGGAATGCTGGAGAGGCGAATGGGAAAGGCATACGCATGA
- a CDS encoding transporter substrate-binding domain-containing protein: protein MGYDVDVAHEVARRIGVDNVEFVASNFQSFIEGVRAERFDIVISGQTITEERKQQVSFSRPYQVNGVAIFVPSGDRSIGSLSDLEDKVVAVSAGTTQEQFAREEIQGAQVKTYQNATLGLTDLARGNADAMLVSRFQGSYLAKQNDLAVKPVGKLLESEVNGMSFRKGSPAFKKEIDKAIASMIADGTLSRISQQWLGLDMVPELNALPPEQG, encoded by the coding sequence GTGGGCTACGACGTCGACGTCGCGCATGAGGTGGCTCGCCGGATCGGAGTGGACAACGTCGAATTCGTGGCATCAAATTTCCAGAGCTTCATCGAAGGCGTTCGAGCGGAGCGCTTCGACATCGTGATCTCCGGTCAGACGATCACCGAGGAGCGCAAGCAGCAGGTTTCCTTCTCCAGGCCGTACCAAGTCAACGGCGTGGCGATCTTTGTTCCCAGCGGCGACCGTAGCATCGGTTCGCTGTCCGATCTGGAGGACAAGGTGGTGGCCGTGTCCGCCGGCACCACTCAGGAGCAGTTCGCCAGAGAGGAGATTCAGGGTGCGCAAGTCAAGACCTACCAAAACGCGACGCTGGGCTTGACTGATCTCGCCCGAGGCAATGCCGATGCGATGCTGGTCTCACGCTTCCAAGGCAGCTACCTGGCCAAGCAGAACGACCTGGCGGTCAAGCCGGTGGGTAAGCTGCTGGAAAGTGAAGTCAACGGGATGTCCTTCCGCAAGGGCTCTCCCGCGTTCAAGAAGGAGATCGACAAAGCGATCGCGAGCATGATCGCCGACGGCACGCTGAGTCGTATCTCGCAGCAATGGCTCGGGCTGGACATGGTGCCGGAGCTGAATGCCTTACCGCCGGAGCAGGGGTAA
- a CDS encoding amino acid ABC transporter ATP-binding protein, which produces MTTATIELTGIRKAFGDLEVLRGVDLSVERGEVVVLMGPSGSGKTTLVRCMNLLEEPDAGHVRICGCAFQCGVRRDRRGRARLMQQVRQRTGMVFQQFNLFPHMTALENVIEGPRQVRRLPGAEAVSLGERLLDRVGLADKRDVYPSRLSGGQKQRVAIARALAMEPQVVLFDEPTSALDPELHAEVLQVIRELAADGMTMVIVTHETHFARDVADRIVFMDGGVVVEEAAPETFFTTPAKERVRSFLRLVDHSALPTDVPAAQVGEEVI; this is translated from the coding sequence ATGACCACGGCCACGATCGAACTCACAGGCATCCGCAAGGCCTTCGGCGATCTGGAGGTACTGCGAGGCGTGGACCTCTCGGTGGAGCGTGGTGAGGTCGTCGTGCTCATGGGCCCGTCCGGGTCGGGCAAGACCACACTGGTGCGCTGCATGAACCTGTTGGAGGAACCTGATGCCGGCCACGTGCGGATCTGCGGTTGCGCTTTCCAGTGCGGTGTGCGGCGCGACCGTCGCGGGCGGGCAAGGTTGATGCAGCAGGTCCGGCAGCGGACGGGCATGGTGTTCCAGCAGTTCAACCTGTTCCCGCATATGACGGCCCTTGAGAACGTGATCGAGGGGCCCCGGCAGGTGCGGAGGCTGCCGGGCGCCGAGGCTGTGTCCCTCGGCGAGCGGTTGCTCGACCGGGTCGGGCTGGCTGACAAGCGCGATGTGTATCCCTCACGACTGTCGGGCGGCCAGAAGCAGCGGGTTGCCATCGCCAGAGCGCTGGCGATGGAGCCGCAGGTGGTCCTCTTCGACGAGCCGACATCGGCGCTCGACCCGGAACTGCATGCCGAGGTGCTCCAGGTCATCCGGGAGTTGGCCGCTGATGGGATGACGATGGTGATCGTCACCCACGAGACGCACTTCGCCCGTGACGTCGCCGATCGCATCGTGTTCATGGACGGTGGTGTGGTGGTCGAGGAGGCCGCACCCGAGACCTTCTTCACCACACCGGCCAAGGAACGGGTGCGCTCGTTCCTCCGGCTTGTCGATCACTCAGCACTGCCCACGGACGTTCCGGCCGCGCAGGTCGGTGAGGAGGTCATATGA
- a CDS encoding PLP-dependent cysteine synthase family protein, which translates to MNHTLLSTPPVTSSPAQLLSPAARCHSPGHAIGNTPVLWIGEPFTGSRRGFWAKLEGANPGGMKDRPALHMVGRAKERGELTPGAMIVESTSGTLGLGLALAGIVHGHPVTLVTDPGMEPIVRRMLAAHNARVELVTQPHPTGGWQEARRERVRQLLESTPGSWCPDQYQNPDNVEAYASLATELIGQLGRIDILVCSVGTGGHSAGIARVLREFCPHLRLIGVDTVGSTIFGQPAAPRLMRGLGSSIYPRNVDYPAFDEVHWVAPREAVWACRRLASTHYASGGWSVGAVALVAGWAARNNDPDTRIAAVFPDAPHRYFDTIYNDDYCAEHELLGPAPASEPDTIDTPSEQVVRHWTRCSHVVDPVTAQEALV; encoded by the coding sequence ATGAACCACACACTTCTCAGCACACCGCCGGTGACCTCGTCGCCGGCCCAGCTCCTCAGTCCGGCCGCGCGCTGCCACTCGCCCGGGCATGCCATCGGCAACACGCCCGTGCTGTGGATCGGGGAACCGTTCACCGGCTCCCGCCGCGGCTTCTGGGCCAAACTGGAAGGCGCCAACCCCGGCGGCATGAAAGACCGCCCCGCCTTGCACATGGTGGGCAGAGCCAAGGAACGAGGCGAGCTCACACCCGGTGCGATGATCGTCGAATCGACCAGCGGCACTCTCGGCCTCGGCCTGGCCCTCGCCGGGATCGTCCACGGGCACCCCGTCACGCTGGTCACCGACCCCGGCATGGAACCGATCGTGCGCCGCATGCTCGCCGCACACAACGCCCGGGTGGAGCTCGTCACGCAGCCGCACCCGACCGGCGGCTGGCAGGAGGCGCGGCGCGAGCGCGTCCGGCAGCTGCTCGAGAGCACACCCGGGTCATGGTGCCCAGATCAGTACCAGAATCCGGACAATGTGGAGGCCTACGCCTCGCTCGCCACGGAGCTCATCGGCCAGCTCGGCCGCATCGACATCCTGGTCTGCTCGGTCGGTACGGGCGGGCACTCGGCCGGCATCGCCCGGGTGCTGCGGGAGTTCTGCCCGCACCTGCGGCTCATCGGAGTCGACACCGTGGGCTCCACGATCTTCGGTCAGCCGGCCGCCCCACGGCTGATGCGCGGGCTCGGCTCCAGCATCTACCCCCGCAACGTCGACTACCCCGCCTTCGACGAGGTCCACTGGGTTGCCCCCAGAGAAGCCGTGTGGGCATGCCGGAGGCTGGCCTCCACCCACTACGCGAGCGGCGGCTGGAGCGTGGGAGCAGTCGCGCTCGTCGCCGGCTGGGCCGCCCGCAACAACGACCCCGACACGCGGATCGCGGCGGTGTTCCCCGACGCTCCACACCGCTACTTCGACACCATCTACAACGACGACTACTGCGCCGAGCACGAGTTACTCGGCCCGGCACCTGCCTCCGAACCCGACACGATCGACACCCCGTCAGAACAGGTGGTGCGGCACTGGACGCGGTGCAGTCACGTTGTCGACCCCGTGACAGCGCAGGAGGCCCTCGTATGA
- a CDS encoding M56 family metallopeptidase, with amino-acid sequence MTLALALLVGTITAGWLVPQGLRRVDLRRRDPRSLLVAWLASIMGVAAAGTAGVVLLLTPGHGPADSLTWTLNRCLAALQHGSPPRFEDLLGIASAALLGVVVVRCAVVTARELLRLRRASRERLSVLRLAGWPDAATPNTFWLAHDRPLAFSLLGRPGVIIATEGLTRHLPADAVAAVLAHERAHLRGHHHLLIAVMDSLRRTLPFVPLFRQAPAAIRELVELAADMSATRVCGPAAVRAALLAVSGHDAPSVALAMGRDTVRVRLARLEHVAQAPEGARRALSCGAAGALATAVPFLTGPSLLFALAVLACPVGG; translated from the coding sequence ATGACGCTGGCTTTGGCTCTGCTGGTGGGAACCATCACGGCCGGATGGCTCGTGCCCCAGGGCTTACGACGCGTCGATCTCCGCCGCCGAGACCCACGGTCCCTGCTCGTCGCCTGGCTTGCGTCGATCATGGGTGTCGCGGCAGCCGGGACGGCGGGCGTTGTCCTCCTTTTGACGCCTGGCCACGGGCCTGCCGATTCCCTCACGTGGACGTTGAACCGATGTCTGGCAGCCTTGCAGCACGGCTCCCCACCACGGTTCGAGGACCTGCTGGGTATCGCCAGTGCCGCCCTGCTGGGGGTTGTCGTCGTGCGCTGCGCTGTCGTCACGGCGCGCGAACTGCTGCGGCTACGGCGGGCAAGCCGCGAACGGCTCTCGGTGCTGCGATTGGCCGGGTGGCCGGATGCGGCCACGCCGAACACGTTCTGGCTGGCGCACGACCGGCCGCTGGCGTTCAGCCTTCTCGGCCGGCCTGGCGTGATCATCGCGACGGAAGGCCTGACCCGGCACCTGCCCGCCGACGCGGTTGCCGCTGTGCTGGCGCACGAGCGTGCTCACCTGAGAGGGCATCATCACCTATTGATCGCGGTTATGGACAGCCTGCGGCGCACGCTGCCGTTCGTTCCGCTATTCCGGCAGGCGCCAGCAGCCATCCGCGAGCTCGTGGAACTAGCCGCGGACATGTCGGCAACTCGAGTGTGCGGCCCCGCTGCCGTCCGTGCCGCGCTGCTGGCTGTCTCCGGGCATGACGCGCCCAGCGTGGCCCTGGCCATGGGGCGCGATACGGTCCGCGTGCGGCTCGCTCGCCTGGAGCATGTGGCGCAGGCACCCGAGGGCGCCCGCAGAGCGCTGTCCTGTGGTGCGGCCGGGGCCCTGGCCACCGCCGTCCCGTTCTTGACCGGCCCGTCGCTGCTGTTCGCCCTGGCGGTGCTGGCCTGCCCGGTCGGCGGCTGA
- a CDS encoding MDR family MFS transporter: MSQLVSQFRTFDRPSKLLMVNQFGINVGFYMLMPYLAGYLAGPLGLAAWAIGLVLGVRNFSQQGMFLVGGTLADRFGYKPLIIAGCVLRTGGFALLAIVSSLPALVIASAATGFAGALFNPAVRAYLAADAGDRRVEAFALFNTFYQGGILLGPLVGLALTALDFRITCLVAAAVFGALTVLQARALPQHPADRGPDRRSVLAEWRTVIANRQFVLFSLAMIGSYVLSFQVYLALPLQARTIMGSEAGSTALVTSLFVVSGAVAIAGQLRVTAWFSKRWGPGRSIVVGMTLLSMAFVPLLLVPGAATVGPVLAGATVLLSAALLALGTIAVFPFEMDTVVRLSRNHLVATHYGFYNTVIGVGILLGNLFTGTVFGLAHQAGWPQLIWAGLTLIGAGCVLALHLLHRSRQLTAEPAGQPMR; encoded by the coding sequence ATGAGCCAACTCGTGAGCCAGTTCCGCACGTTCGACCGGCCGAGCAAGCTGTTGATGGTCAACCAGTTCGGCATCAACGTCGGGTTCTACATGCTGATGCCCTATCTGGCCGGCTACCTCGCCGGACCGCTCGGCCTTGCCGCGTGGGCGATCGGCCTGGTGCTCGGCGTGCGGAACTTCTCCCAGCAGGGCATGTTCCTCGTCGGAGGGACACTCGCCGACCGGTTCGGCTACAAGCCCCTGATCATCGCCGGGTGCGTGCTGCGCACCGGCGGTTTCGCACTCCTAGCCATCGTCAGCTCACTGCCCGCCCTGGTGATCGCCTCCGCGGCCACCGGATTCGCGGGTGCCCTGTTCAACCCCGCGGTGCGCGCCTACCTCGCCGCCGACGCCGGAGACCGCAGGGTGGAGGCCTTCGCCCTGTTCAACACCTTCTACCAGGGCGGCATCCTGCTGGGCCCGCTCGTCGGACTGGCCCTCACCGCGCTCGACTTCAGGATCACCTGCCTCGTGGCGGCCGCGGTGTTCGGCGCACTGACAGTGCTCCAGGCACGCGCGCTGCCACAGCACCCGGCCGACCGCGGCCCGGACCGCCGCTCTGTCCTCGCCGAATGGCGAACGGTCATCGCCAACCGCCAGTTCGTCCTGTTCTCCCTGGCGATGATCGGCTCCTACGTGCTGTCGTTCCAGGTCTATCTGGCGCTACCGCTGCAGGCACGGACGATCATGGGATCCGAGGCAGGCAGCACCGCCCTGGTCACGTCGCTGTTCGTCGTATCCGGCGCGGTCGCGATCGCCGGCCAACTCAGGGTAACCGCGTGGTTCAGCAAGCGGTGGGGACCCGGCCGCAGCATCGTCGTCGGGATGACGCTGCTGTCCATGGCGTTCGTCCCGCTCCTGCTCGTCCCCGGCGCCGCCACCGTCGGGCCCGTACTGGCCGGAGCAACCGTACTGCTATCGGCGGCCCTGCTCGCGCTCGGCACGATCGCGGTGTTCCCGTTCGAGATGGACACGGTCGTGCGCCTGTCCCGCAACCACCTCGTCGCCACCCACTACGGCTTCTACAACACCGTCATCGGCGTGGGCATCCTGCTGGGCAACCTCTTCACCGGAACCGTGTTCGGCCTGGCCCACCAAGCCGGGTGGCCACAGCTGATCTGGGCCGGGCTGACCCTCATCGGGGCGGGTTGCGTGCTGGCCCTGCACCTACTCCACCGCAGCCGCCAACTGACCGCCGAGCCGGCCGGGCAACCGATGAGGTAG
- a CDS encoding SHOCT domain-containing protein has translation MMWGYGPGAAWWMMVMPVIWLVLIGLIVWAVVALTRGGFRGRDSRDRPETPEDILQRRFAAGEIDADAYRQARETLAERHREPPR, from the coding sequence ATGATGTGGGGTTATGGGCCCGGCGCGGCGTGGTGGATGATGGTCATGCCGGTGATCTGGCTCGTGCTGATTGGCTTGATCGTCTGGGCCGTTGTCGCGTTGACCCGGGGCGGATTCCGGGGGCGTGACAGCCGAGACCGCCCGGAGACCCCCGAGGACATCCTGCAGCGGCGGTTCGCCGCTGGCGAGATCGATGCGGACGCCTATCGGCAGGCGCGGGAAACATTGGCCGAACGGCATCGGGAACCCCCGCGATGA
- a CDS encoding DUF305 domain-containing protein gives MKKYLIGASAAAVLALTTACGTGDTSAVDSSRSTPPTAAGEAQQSSHNDSDIAFAQQMIPHHEQAVEMADLALERSTNPNVESLAEQITGSQDPEIQQMTGLLKKWGAPAAPDKSDMPGMMSGEEMRQLEQATGSEFDVMWLQMMIQHHQGAIELAKTELKEGSDADAKALAQRIIEAQDAEIREMVGLLPH, from the coding sequence ATGAAGAAATACCTCATCGGGGCGAGCGCGGCTGCCGTCCTCGCCCTCACAACGGCCTGCGGCACCGGCGATACGTCCGCCGTGGACTCGAGCCGGAGCACGCCACCGACAGCGGCCGGCGAGGCTCAGCAGAGCAGTCACAACGACAGCGACATCGCCTTCGCCCAACAGATGATCCCGCATCACGAGCAGGCAGTGGAGATGGCCGACCTGGCATTGGAGCGTTCCACCAACCCGAATGTGGAAAGCCTCGCTGAGCAGATCACAGGCTCGCAGGATCCCGAGATCCAGCAGATGACCGGGTTGCTGAAGAAGTGGGGCGCGCCTGCAGCCCCCGACAAGTCCGACATGCCGGGGATGATGAGCGGAGAGGAGATGCGGCAGCTGGAACAGGCGACCGGCTCCGAGTTCGACGTCATGTGGCTGCAGATGATGATCCAGCATCATCAGGGCGCGATCGAGCTGGCCAAGACAGAACTGAAGGAAGGCAGCGACGCCGACGCCAAGGCACTCGCCCAGCGCATCATCGAGGCGCAGGACGCTGAAATCCGCGAGATGGTGGGGCTCCTCCCGCACTGA
- a CDS encoding ArsR/SmtB family transcription factor, with translation MGHGVQGRDRPAARLDAEAAASVATTLQALATPSRLLILTELRHGPLPVTKLAEAVGMEQSAVSHQLRLLRNLGLVTGTRSGRSIVYSLYDNHVAQLLDEAVYHSEHLRLGLADRPDAAG, from the coding sequence GTGGGACACGGGGTGCAGGGCCGGGACCGGCCGGCCGCACGGCTGGACGCCGAGGCCGCCGCGAGTGTGGCGACCACGTTGCAGGCTCTGGCCACCCCAAGTCGGCTGCTGATCCTGACCGAACTTCGACACGGCCCCCTGCCGGTCACCAAACTGGCCGAGGCGGTGGGGATGGAACAGTCGGCGGTCTCCCACCAGCTCCGGCTGCTGCGCAACCTGGGCCTGGTTACCGGCACCCGTTCTGGTCGCAGCATCGTCTACAGCCTCTACGACAACCATGTCGCCCAACTCCTGGACGAGGCCGTCTACCACAGCGAGCACCTGCGTCTGGGGCTGGCGGACCGGCCCGACGCGGCTGGCTAA